One segment of Macrotis lagotis isolate mMagLag1 chromosome 1, bilby.v1.9.chrom.fasta, whole genome shotgun sequence DNA contains the following:
- the LOC141510118 gene encoding venom metalloproteinase inhibitor DM43-like, protein MEGPMGSRLALLLLLGLWLDPEMQVKAATFIDTTPLFWIKPESPSTPWANVTLQCLTSYIVPEEFQLLKDGEVFSSHPAAPYASFSLGPVTAENRGIYRCRIQEKGNSWDFLSAPVEVTGTEPLPAPSLWAEPGPWILHGLETKLHCKGELLGMTFDLYQEGEQEPMNSSHPQEPEATFIIRNPGNYTCRYRPPTTAPGVTSAPSMINVVIPDSLPKPSLRSGDNLVVRPGGSVTFTCWAGFPLLEFKLFKDGEEVFVPLISSSNPEAVNFHLLDLEPGAGGKYSCRYRFQDGPQIWSEDSESLELVLSTEILPKPSLSVQPPDAVISRGTKVTLRCQGSRPNMRFALLKKGSNQPEQVLSPPGDHADFVLSDATAAHSGNYSCIYFETVPLFAGSLRSENVEVQVDGLLPKPTLRALRPTAPLGRDAVLRCVGSVPHASFQLFREGESRALAVAPRVVGELAVDFVLKNFGARDAGRYRCRYTAQGEPRRASDMSEPARVSVAGEPALGLGSRGASAAPRRGALDHKSGPL, encoded by the exons ATGGAAGGACCCATGGGCTCCCGGCTTGCTCTTCTACTCCTGCTAG GGCTATGGCTGGACCCGGAGATGCAGGTGAAAGCAGCCACAT TTATAGACACAACTCCTCTCTTCTGGATAAAGCCTGAATCCCCCTCCACACCCTGGGCTAATGTGACCCTCCAATGCCTGACGAGTTATATTGTGCCAGAGGAGTTCCAACTGTTGAAAGATGGGGAAGTCTTCTCTTCTCATCCTGCTGCACCCTATGCCAGCTTCTCACTGGGGCCAGTGACAGCTGAAAACAGGGGTATTTACCGGTGCCGGATCCAAGAGAAAGGAAACAGCTGGGACTTTTTAAGTGCCCCGGTGGAGGTGACAGGCACAG AgcccctccctgccccctccctttGGGCTGAACCCGGACCTTGGATCCTCCATGGCCTGGAGACTAAGCTGCACTGCAAGGGGGAGCTGCTGGGCATGACTTTTGACTTGTaccaggagggagaacaggaGCCCATGAACAGCTCCCATCCTCAGGAGCCAGAAGCCACCTTCATCATTAGGAATCCTGGAAACTATACCTGCCGATACCGACCCCCCACAACAGCCCCTGGGGTGACCTCAGCCCCCAGTATGATAAATGTTGTGATACCAG ACTCCCTCCCAAAGCCCTCTCTCAGGTCTGGGGACAACCTAGTCGTCCGGCCTGGAGGTTCCGTGACTTTCACGTGTTGGGCAGGCTTCCCGTTATTGGAATTCAAACTGTTCAAAGATGGAGAAGAGGTGTTTGTACCATTAATATCTTCCTCGAACCCTGAGGCAGTCAATTTCCATCTTTTGGATCTGGAACCTGGGGCCGGGGGCAAGTACAGCTGCCGGTATCGGTTTCAGGATGGGCCGCAGATCTGGTCGGAGGACAGCGAGTCCCTGGAGCTTGTCCTGTCCACAG AAATATTACCCAAACCTTCCCTCTCGGTCCAGCCCCCGGATGCCGTGATTTCTCGAGGGACCAAAGTGACACTGCGTTGCCAGGGGTCCCGTCCCAACATGAGGTTTGCCCTGCTGAAAAAAGGCTCCAATCAACCAGAGCAGGTCCTGAGCCCCCCTGGAGACCACGCCGACTTTGTCCTCTCTGATGCCACGGCAGCCCACTCGGGCAATTACAGCTGCATTTACTTCGAGACGGTCCCCCTATTTGCCGGGTCCCTGAGGAGTGAGAATGTGGAGGTTCAAGTTGATG GTCTGCTCCCCAAGCCCACGCTGCGGGCCCTGCGCCCCACGGCGCCGCTGGGAAGGGACGCGGTCCTGCGCTGCGTGGGCTCGGTCCCCCACGCGTCCTTTCAGCTCTTCAGGGAGGGCGAGAGCCGGGCGCTGGCCGTGGCCCCTCGCGTCGTGGGTGAGCTCGCCGTGGACTTCGTCCTGAAGAATTTCGGGGCCCGGGACGCGGGGCGCTACCGGTGCCGCTACACCGCCCAGGGGGAGCCCCGCCGGGCTTCGGACATGAGCGAGCCGGCCCGGGTCTCCGTGGCCGGGGAGCCGGCCCTGGGGCTGGGGTCCCGGGGGGCCTCTGCGGCTCCGAGGCGGGGGGCCCTGGACCACAAGTCGGGGCCCCTCTGA
- the ACP4 gene encoding testicular acid phosphatase, whose translation MGGHQHLSSLVLLLFLLPLISWGSWPKSPRDPLLFVTVVYRHGDRAPLDSYPTDPHKDKAIWPYGLGQLTQEGVQQQIELGRFLRARYGDFLSQEYRREELYVRSTDYDRTLQSALANLAGLFPRPPLTPGWMPVPVHTVPATEDKLLKFRTQGCSQYQKLLEETVAGEEYRAALEGWREFLVHLGNLTGLSLAEGPLHRAWKVLDTLSCQRAHQLPLPEWATPEVLQSLAQVSALDVRAHIGPPKAEEKAQLTGGILLDAILTNFSQAQAQGLPLKMIMYSAHDSTLLALQGALGLYDGHHPPYAACLGFEFRKRPGEPESEEDEGNVTVSLFYRNDSSQPPLPLELPGCPSPCPLGRFRRLTAPVRPPPGGLPCHPPTEDAPPTGRAAVPLLAGAVGVLGVLSLGLGAVLWSRDSQGPGEGPV comes from the exons ATGGGGGGTCACCAGCACCTGAGCTCCCTGGTGCTCCTGCTGTTTCTGCTGCCCCTGATATCCTGGGGGAGTTGGCCCAAATCCCCCAGGGACCCCTTGCTTTTTGTGACCGTG GTCTATCGCCATGGTGACCGTGCCCCCCTGGACTCCTACCCAACAGATCCCCACAAGGACAAGGCTATCTGGCCCTATGGGCTTGGCCAACTCACTCAG GAGGGGGTCCAGCAGCAGATTGAGCTTGGTCGCTTCCTGAGGGCCAGATATGGCGACTTCCTGAGCCAGGAGTATCGGCGAGAAGAG CTGTATGTGCGAAGTACCGACTATGACCGGACTCTGCAGAGCGCCCTAGCCAACCTGGCAGGGCTCTTCCCGAGGCCTCCCCTCACCCCTGGCTGGATGCCAGTGCCTGTTCACACCGTTCCAGCCACTGAAGACAAG CTGCTAAAGTTCCGGACCCAGGGATGTTCCCAATACCAGAAACTTCTGGAGGAGACAGTGGCAGGAGAAGAATACCGGGCAGCCCTAGAGGGCTGGAGA GAGTTCCTGGTGCATCTGGGGAACCTGACAGGCTTGTCCCTGGCTGAGGGGCCCCTCCACAGGGCCTGGAAGGTTCTGGACACACTGTCCTGTCAG CGAGCCCACCAGCTCCCTCTCCCAGAGTGGGCCACCCCAGAGGTGCTCCAGTCTCTGGCCCAGGTCTCGGCCCTGGACGTTCGTGCCCACATAGGCCCTCCAAAGGCAGAGGAGAAGGCGCAGCTCACTGGAG GAATCCTGCTCGATGCCATCCTGACCAATTTCAGCCAGGCCCAGGCCCAAGGACTGCCTCTCAAGATGATTATGTACTCAGCT CATGACAGCACCCTACTGGCCCTCCAAGGGGCCCTGGGTCTCTACGACGGGCACCACCCACCTTATGCTGCCTGCCTCGGCTTTGAGTTCCGGAAGCGCCCGGGAGAGCCAGAGTCAGAGGAGGACGAGGG GAACGTCACCGTCTCTCTCTTCTACCGGAACGACTCTTCTCAGCCACCCCTGCCCCTGGAGCTGCCGGGCTGCCCCTCCCCGTGCCCGCTGGGCCGCTTCCGCAGGCTCACCGCCCCGGTCCGACCACCCCCGGGGGGTCTGCCCTGCCACCCCCCGACTGAGGACGCCCCTCCGACGGGCCGGGCCGCCGTGCCCCTGCTGGCGGGGGCCGTGGGGGTGCTCGGCGTCCTCAGCCTGGGGCTCGGGGCTGTCCTGTGGAGCCGGGACTCCCAGGGCCCGGGTGAAGGACCCGTCTGA
- the NR1H2 gene encoding oxysterols receptor LXR-beta isoform X1: MSRVRGEGRGRAGGRARGGPGKGLEASVSPRRSPPPPPRLACGDGAMASPGGAPGTPAAPAPAAADADGAPRCIKEEGPEPGMTGTGPPSGEPDGPVPTAGEASACGFAAAAEEPEPERKRKKGPAPKMLGHELCRVCGDKASGFHYNVLSCEGCKGFFRRSVVRGGARRYACRGGGACHMDAFMRRKCQECRLRKCREAGMREQCVLSEEQIRKKKTQKHQAPAPPGTAGTAGTPGPGPADSPSTSLEAGGAGPEDGAGAQLTPDQKLMIQQLVAAQLQCNKRSFSDQPKVTPWPLGADPQSRDARQQRFAHFTELAIISVQEIVDFAKQVPGFLQLGREDQIALLKASTIEIMLLETARRYNHETECITFLKDFTYSKDDFHRAGLQVEFINPIFEFSRAMRRLGLDDAEYALLIAINIFSADRPNVQEPSRVEALQQPYVEALLSYTRLKMPQDQLRFPRMLMKLVSLRTLSSVHSEQVFALRLQDKKLPPLLSEIWDVHE, from the exons ATGAGCCGGGTaaggggggaggggcgggggcgggccgggggccgggCCAGGGGGGGGCCGGGGAAGGGTCTGGAGGCCTCCGTTTCCCCCCGCAGGAGCCCCCCGCCTCCCCCGAGGCTCGCCTGCGGTGACGGCGCCATGGCTTCGCCCGGAGGCGCCCCGGGGACccccgccgcccccgcccccg CCGCCGCCGACGCCGACGGGGCCCCCAGGTGCATCAAGGAGGAGGGGCCCGAGCCGGGCATGACCGGGACCGGGCCCCCCAGCGGCGAGCCCGACGGGCCCGTCCCCACGGCCGGGGAGGCCTCGGCCTGCGGCTTCG CCGCCGCGGCGgaggagccggagccggagcgcAAGCGCAAGAAGGGCCCGGCGCCCAAGATGCTGGGCCACGAGCTGTGCCGCGTGTGCGGGGACAAGGCCTCGGGCTTCCACTACAACGTGCTCAGCTGCGAGGGCTGCAAGGGCTTCTTCCGGCGCAGCGTCGTACGTGGGGGGGCGCGGCGCTACGCCTgccgcgggggcggggcctgccACATGGACGCCTTCATGCGCCGCAAGTGCCAGGAGTGCCGACTGCGCAAGTGCCGCGAGGCGGGCATGCGCGAGCAGT gcgTCCTGTCCGAGGAGCAGATCCGCAAGAAGAAGACGCAGAAGCACCAGGCCCCGGCGCCCCCGGGCACCGCGGGCACCGCGGGCaccccgggcccgggccccgccGACTCCCCGTCCACCTCCCTGGAGGCCGGCGGCGCGGGCCCGGAGGACGGGGCCGGGGCCCAGCTCACCCCGGACCAGAAGCTCATGATCCAGCAGCTGGTGGCGGCGCAGCTCCAGTGTAACAAGCGCTCCTTCTCGGACCAGCCCAAGGTCACG CCCTGGCCGCTGGGGGCCGACCCGCAGTCGAGGGACGCCCGGCAGCAGCGCTTCGCCCACTTCACGGAGCTGGCCATCATCTCGGTGCAGGAGATCGTGGACTTCGCCAAGCAGGTGCCCGGCTTCCTGCAGCTGGGCCGCGAGGACCAGATCGCGCTGCTCAAGGCCTCCACCATCGAG ATCATGCTGCTGGAGACGGCCCGGCGCTACAACCACGAGACGGAGTGCATCACCTTCCTCAAGGACTTCACCTACAGCAAGGACGACTTCCACCGGGCGG GCCTGCAGGTGGAGTTCATCAACCCCATCTTCGAGTTCTCCAGGGCCATGCGGCGGCTGGGCCTGGACGACGCCGAGTACGCGCTCCTCATCGCCATCAACATCTTCTCGGCCGACCGGCCCAACGTGCAGGAGCCCAGCCGCGTGGAGGCCCTGCAGCAGCCCTACGTGGAGGCGCTGCTGTCCTACACCCGCCTCAAGATGCCCCAG gaccaGCTCCGGTTCCCGCGGATGCTGATGAAGCTGGTGAGCCTGCGGACGCTGAGCTCCGTGCACTCGGAGCAGGTGTTCGCGCTGCGCCTCCAGGACAAGAAGCTCCCCCCGCTGCTGTCGGAGATCTGGGACGTCCACGAGTGA
- the NR1H2 gene encoding oxysterols receptor LXR-beta isoform X2, which yields MASPGGAPGTPAAPAPAAADADGAPRCIKEEGPEPGMTGTGPPSGEPDGPVPTAGEASACGFAAAAEEPEPERKRKKGPAPKMLGHELCRVCGDKASGFHYNVLSCEGCKGFFRRSVVRGGARRYACRGGGACHMDAFMRRKCQECRLRKCREAGMREQCVLSEEQIRKKKTQKHQAPAPPGTAGTAGTPGPGPADSPSTSLEAGGAGPEDGAGAQLTPDQKLMIQQLVAAQLQCNKRSFSDQPKVTPWPLGADPQSRDARQQRFAHFTELAIISVQEIVDFAKQVPGFLQLGREDQIALLKASTIEIMLLETARRYNHETECITFLKDFTYSKDDFHRAGLQVEFINPIFEFSRAMRRLGLDDAEYALLIAINIFSADRPNVQEPSRVEALQQPYVEALLSYTRLKMPQDQLRFPRMLMKLVSLRTLSSVHSEQVFALRLQDKKLPPLLSEIWDVHE from the exons ATGGCTTCGCCCGGAGGCGCCCCGGGGACccccgccgcccccgcccccg CCGCCGCCGACGCCGACGGGGCCCCCAGGTGCATCAAGGAGGAGGGGCCCGAGCCGGGCATGACCGGGACCGGGCCCCCCAGCGGCGAGCCCGACGGGCCCGTCCCCACGGCCGGGGAGGCCTCGGCCTGCGGCTTCG CCGCCGCGGCGgaggagccggagccggagcgcAAGCGCAAGAAGGGCCCGGCGCCCAAGATGCTGGGCCACGAGCTGTGCCGCGTGTGCGGGGACAAGGCCTCGGGCTTCCACTACAACGTGCTCAGCTGCGAGGGCTGCAAGGGCTTCTTCCGGCGCAGCGTCGTACGTGGGGGGGCGCGGCGCTACGCCTgccgcgggggcggggcctgccACATGGACGCCTTCATGCGCCGCAAGTGCCAGGAGTGCCGACTGCGCAAGTGCCGCGAGGCGGGCATGCGCGAGCAGT gcgTCCTGTCCGAGGAGCAGATCCGCAAGAAGAAGACGCAGAAGCACCAGGCCCCGGCGCCCCCGGGCACCGCGGGCACCGCGGGCaccccgggcccgggccccgccGACTCCCCGTCCACCTCCCTGGAGGCCGGCGGCGCGGGCCCGGAGGACGGGGCCGGGGCCCAGCTCACCCCGGACCAGAAGCTCATGATCCAGCAGCTGGTGGCGGCGCAGCTCCAGTGTAACAAGCGCTCCTTCTCGGACCAGCCCAAGGTCACG CCCTGGCCGCTGGGGGCCGACCCGCAGTCGAGGGACGCCCGGCAGCAGCGCTTCGCCCACTTCACGGAGCTGGCCATCATCTCGGTGCAGGAGATCGTGGACTTCGCCAAGCAGGTGCCCGGCTTCCTGCAGCTGGGCCGCGAGGACCAGATCGCGCTGCTCAAGGCCTCCACCATCGAG ATCATGCTGCTGGAGACGGCCCGGCGCTACAACCACGAGACGGAGTGCATCACCTTCCTCAAGGACTTCACCTACAGCAAGGACGACTTCCACCGGGCGG GCCTGCAGGTGGAGTTCATCAACCCCATCTTCGAGTTCTCCAGGGCCATGCGGCGGCTGGGCCTGGACGACGCCGAGTACGCGCTCCTCATCGCCATCAACATCTTCTCGGCCGACCGGCCCAACGTGCAGGAGCCCAGCCGCGTGGAGGCCCTGCAGCAGCCCTACGTGGAGGCGCTGCTGTCCTACACCCGCCTCAAGATGCCCCAG gaccaGCTCCGGTTCCCGCGGATGCTGATGAAGCTGGTGAGCCTGCGGACGCTGAGCTCCGTGCACTCGGAGCAGGTGTTCGCGCTGCGCCTCCAGGACAAGAAGCTCCCCCCGCTGCTGTCGGAGATCTGGGACGTCCACGAGTGA